A single region of the Zootoca vivipara chromosome 2, rZooViv1.1, whole genome shotgun sequence genome encodes:
- the LOC118080027 gene encoding epididymal secretory protein 4-like, giving the protein MIAVLLVVFGLTPDYISPVSAGIPIYLDYDPQKTAGKWHPIGMASTLPELTDYEQKISSMDHTVKVTGGGNLKFTTNYMNGVCKVAAHKLKRTKTPGVFKFPKGFVHMIDMDYGKYLIMHVKFSTHEAMFLSARGSDVGDDIKAKFRKLVLEQKYPKEYFTYFKNAEQCTPKAG; this is encoded by the exons ATGATTGCTGTGCTGCTGGTGGTGTTTGGACTGACCCCTGACTACATATCTCCTGTCAGTGCTGGCATCCCTATCTACCTGGACTATGACCCCCAAAAG ACGGCTGGGAAGTGGCACCCCATCGGGATGGCTTCCACGCTGCCTGAGTTGACTGATTATGAGCAGAAAATATCATCGATGGACCACACGGTGAAGGTTACAGGTGGTGGAAATTTGAAATTCACCACTAATTATAT GAATGGTGTCTGCAAAGTAGCAGCCCATAAGTTAAAGCGCACGAAAACACCTGGTGTATTCAAATTTCCGA AAGGTTTTGTCCACATGATTGATATGGATTATGGAAAGTATCTCATTATGCACGTGAAGTTTTCAACACATGAAGCCATGTTTCTGTCTG CTAGGGGATCGGACGTGGGAGATGACATCAAAGCAAAATTCAGGAAATTAGTCTTGGAACAAAAATATCCTAAGGAATACTTCACATACTTTAAGAACGCCG AACAATGCACTCCAAAAGCTGGTTAA